From Mercenaria mercenaria strain notata chromosome 17, MADL_Memer_1, whole genome shotgun sequence, the proteins below share one genomic window:
- the LOC123537002 gene encoding prion-like-(Q/N-rich) domain-bearing protein 25 → MEMEVSFGMVLKLLVAVGLSGHFYAAQASVSQTACTVGGSQCNSIANSSCVSSKCKCNDGFNETTNTCTKVLGATCTVAPDCSTLVPNSNCSTTCSCSPLYKEKMNMCVKAVSLTTCTTDGNECSQIGNAACSSNKCKCNAGFKDTVDACTKVLGAACTTDGNCATVTNSACTTLKCTCSTGYGESDNICAKTVSGTTCSKSGNECSSITNSACDVPNTKCKCDSGFKEAVNKCTAESKAVTVSTTTTTALFGATFLVFALKKDF, encoded by the exons GAAATGGAAGTGTCTTTTGGCATGGTGCTGAAGTTGTTAGTGGCCGTTGGACTTTCAGGTCATTTTTATGCAGCGCAAG CGTCTGTCTCACAGACTGCGTGTACTGTTGGCGGAAGTCAATGTAATAGTATAGCCAACTCATCTTGTGTCTCTTCTAAGTGCAAGTGTAATGATGGGTTCAATGAAACCACTAACACATGTACCAAAG TTTTAGGTGCAACTTGCACGGTAGCCCCCGATTGCTCAACCCTAGTCCCTAACTCTAACTGTAGCACAACATGTTCATGCTCACCACTGTATAAAGAAAAGATGAATATGTGTGTAAAAG CCGTGTCACTTACGACATGCACTACGGATGGAAACGAATGCAGTCAGATAGGGAACGCTGCATGTTCTTCAAACAAGTGTAAATGCAATGCCGGTTTTAAAGACACCGTGGATGCTTGCACTAAAG TACTCGGTGCAGCATGTACAACAGATGGCAATTGTGCAACTGTTACCAATTCAGCGTGTACaacattaaaatgtacatgttctaCAGGTTATGGGGAGTCGGATAATATATGTGCAAAAA CTGTCTCGGGAACAACATGTTCCAAGTCTGGAAACGAATGCAGTTCTATCACCAACTCTGCCTGTGATGTGCCAAATACAAAATGCAAATGTGATTCTGGTTTCAAAGAAGCAGTGAATAAATGCACAGCAG AATCGAAGGCCGTCACAGTATCTACTACAACTACGACTGCACTGTTTGGTGCTACGTTTCTTGTGTTTgctttgaaaaaagatttttag